The Nicotiana sylvestris chromosome 6, ASM39365v2, whole genome shotgun sequence genomic sequence gcgtccacgtctctgtgctttcattggcacaaatagcaaaagctagaggaaatatctgtccattagcatctactgccacgactatcaatagcttgatatcatactttccatagacataagtttcgtctatggatattacgggccggcaatgcgaaaaaccatcaattgctggcttaaacgcccagaacacgtaattgaatatgtattctggtgttcccgaactccgctcaagcttccattcaacaactgtcccggggttaaagtgcggccatgtactttggcagagatgcaaatgacttatcccaattaccgtagacaatttcaaacgctcgtttgcgctcgagaaatgcctttcttttcgtaatggtatggctatattcctggtggactaatgtaatgcactctttgattttataccttatgggcGCTTCGAGGTGCGGAATACGTACAAGataaatcaagtcaatatccaagttgaagtgattcccgttgaatgtgtccatttcacatgtgtgggtgggaatatATTTACctactttccacatacctgtcttcttcttaGTCGCAAGCAACATCCAATTatatggccaaaaccacctgcgtcaaacaaccttgtataccatcggacttgactcccatacctgcatctcacgacactcttttacgttgtgtATTTTACAAGCCTTGCTTACgcgcgctttatcaggaaaaagcatcccctttgcaagcaccgttggtctagactcatcccacattgctgtccgaatttcatcaaaatcccttgtgagagcttccacatccggcacgattggcaagttatcaatgtaaggaatctcccttgaatgaaatggcacttctgactcgtacactcttcgtctagggggCCTCTCTTCAAATAAGgccttcctcctcatcctgcggatcaccatcctcacgaggaaagggtgtctcgtctccggattcatcggcattgttatcgtaatcactgttctgttcctcactctgtgcatctgccagatcccgatgtaatacgtcgttttcgggcaattgagtgagtacgggtggttcaacttgctcgttttcactgcacaaccaacaaaaatataagctattgaattaataaatgctttccatatgtctatatcacttcacttacaagtcgtaatgtgatgaaattccatgataGACGTTTTTAATTAgatgatgactaccggatgggccacttgtaaaattgatatccggccggtaccccctattaaatatataagcgttaatacaaattcaatacacaaaaaatatacataattaacacaaatgaaaattgaagtttactacTCGTCttgtaaattatggaaagcagggtataaattattttctcgctgctcattcgccggcggtgataagtttaaatcaaggaagaCACTTTCATCCGGAACCtatccggcaaaaactgctccagaataaccacccgatgactagagtttatctctactacgcacaacctcgttttttggaaggccttcgaccttcacgtacatctccaacattgtaaTTACAAGAAATTCCTGGCATTCATATGGAGTCCTtagaaaatcactcaaagtttcatcctCGTCGATGTTAAACGCCAAGTAAAAAGCAACTCCTTGCGGAGTGACgaaatacggatatcttccggttactttaagtatcactgaatgTTTcatcacactcatttttttgcataacaacgatatcaatttatcatactccattgtaagtggcaatttaacatgacactgagcaggtaaactgtagcccacagagttattctccatcacaacttCACCCcctccaatataatgaaactcttattctacgctcttcagacataatgaaaaaatgctggagaatttaacaacaataaatGTTTCAACAAGAGTATGAAAATGGCTAGCCGGGAAATTTCTATGCTATACAccttttgaatgaatttctatacaatcgaGCTAGGGATTTTCGACCCTTTCTCCAATGAGTCcagaaccaaaatgtggttcttttggacaagTAGCACCTTAATAGGTGTAAAACAAAAGataacatttttatatatagcgcccaaatactgggCGTTATACATTAACGTTAACTGTGTCGTTAATATATAGCGCCtagtatttgggcgctatatataaaaaggtGACACTATATGTATAGCGCCCAAATACCCGGTGCTATACATAAAAATTTATGTATATGGACGCTTTATACCTTTTTCCTAGCTCCACTAAtaattcctgacttcaataattcaaaagcgtatagtgcccactttttgggcgctatatataaaaaaaatctggctagccattttctatataaagaggttaggattgtataaAAATTCATTCAAAAGGTGTGTAGCATAGAAATttcccggctagccatttccatactcttgttgaaacgtttattgttgttaaattctccagcatttttttattatgtctgaagagcgtagaatcaGAGTTTTATTATATTGGGGGGGAgagggtgaggttgtgatggagaataactctgtgagctacagtttacctgctcagtgtcatgttaaattgccacttacaatggagtatgacaaattgatatcgttgttatgcaaaaaaataagtgtgaggaaacgttcagtgatacttaaagtaatcGGAAGATATTTGTATTCCGTTACTCCGCAAGAGGTtactttttactcggagtttaacatcggcgatgatgaaactttgagtggtTTTTGGAGGACTCCGGATGAATGCCGaaaatttcttgtaatcacaatgttggagatgtacgtgaagatCGAAGACCttccaaaaaacgaggttgtgcgtagtagagataacccccagtcatcgggtgttTATTCTGGAGCATTTTTTGCCGGAAaggttccggatgaaagagttttccttgatttaaacttatcaccgccgACGAATGAGcagtgagaaaataatttatactctgctttccataattcacaagacgagtggtaaacttcaattttcatttgtgttaattatgtatatttttggtgtattgaatttgtattaaagctcatatatttaataggggctaccagccggatatgaattttacgaGTGGCCCATCCGACagtcatcacctaattgaaaacgtccatcatggaattctaaattaaaatactacacattactacgctacaagactctaaattttactacgctaaaagggtctacattttactacgctaaaaatatctagattttactacgctaaaaaataatctaaactaaacataaacaacaaataaatttagttgcaaataaaatacaaacGGCATGAAAACgcatatatataaatcaggatattaacagacaaatttatttgaaaaatttatatttttttttataaaacactaatattaaatccggataaatttaacatactagtttcgaaaaaaaaaacacaatCCGAAATAAAACACATataaatcaaataatatgcattattataaaagtttcaatttaaaataaaccgaaatacctcgatttagaattttctgAAAGCAAATAGATTGAGATTGACTCCGaaagtgtgaatcaacaataatacGAAGCTCTACTTGAATGTGGGACCTACGTTATTCACATTTTATGTAACGGgggacccaattttttttttaaatggtgGGGCAGCGGATATGAGAGTGGAGGACCAAGAAGAAGAAAATGTTAAatattgaggaagatgaagcagaatCGTCGTCTTGAAGAAGACGATCGATTTTTATAAAATATGTATAGCGCCGGGTATTTGGGCGCTATACATATAGTGTCAGTTTTTTAtgtatagcgcccaaatactggacgctatacattaacggtatAATTAACATTAATGTATAATACCCAGTATTTGGacgttatatataaaaaatatcatCTTTTTTTTACACCTATTAAGGTActatttatcaaaaaaaaaatcacattttAGTTATGGATTTTCTCCAATGGCGGTCCACATGCCTTTCCCACAACCCCATTGCTCATTTACTCTCCGGCCGCACCAAATCACTGCTGTCCGTACATTTCCCTAAATATCCTATCTTATTATCTAAATCCAACTACAACGCCTACGTGGCCCTTCTTCAACTACATTCGCATTCCATCTCCAGCATCCATATTCAAGGATATTCATTAAAAATGATTATTGTCTCTTCAACACGCTTCTCACGCAGGCTTCATTCAATTATTTTTCATTGGCCATGCACAAAAAATTCAGTACACTCTAATTCAGGGCTTCGAGCGGCTCTAATACCAATATGAAAGAAAACATTATAGTATGTTATGTAATTGGCTTTACAAAATAATACTACGTTCCTATTCTTTTTAGTTTTCTTACTTCTCACATTAAACGTTTAATTAGAGGTAATTTAGTCATAGTAGATATTCTTTTataaaatttagtattttcttaatgagcGTAATAAAAGCAAAGAGTATAAAACTATGAATGATCTTTGTGCAGACGCACGCTTTAAAATGAACCAACAACAATAATATGCTAGTATATTCTTACCGTGTAGGATCTCAAAAGAATAATGTGTATGCAGATCCAACACTTACCTACGGAGGTTGAACCATAATGGATAATGCAAGTTCTATCATTGATTAAGCAGTTAAGGAAGAAAATGGATAATTAATGCAACGAGTAGAAATGAATAGTACACCAACACGTACACAATTAACATTTCATAAGTTGTTCCCTATACTTCGTTCACAATTAACTTGACTTTCACAATTAAGATACACTTGCATAAATATCTAAATATACCCCTCGCCGGGAagttaaacaaaaagaaaaagtaatTAGCGTGGAGAGGTCAGTTACATTTCCATATTGAAATTATAAACATCAAACCCTAACTCCAGCCAAATCTAAAACAGGTCTAAACTTAAAAATATGAGAATTTAATATACATACCAAACATATATAATTCTCCACTTCTTTTCTCAAAATTCCAACTTCGTTTATTTTTATCTGATATTTTCAAAggttagaaaaggagaaaaagatcAAGGGAGAAAATTAAGGGAATGATCATTTTCACTCCACTGTGTTTGACTCCAGTAAGATTGATCAACGGTTCCCGTTAAATCATACAGCCCATGTTCACCATCTCCACCCCCACCTCCAGTTTGCCAATCTAGTGGAGCGATCTCATTGTTGTTTACCCTGCTCTGCTGTAACCCAAACTCGACCCGACCCGTTTGATTCATGAAACCAGTATCCATTTGTTCCATCTTCAAGTCATTAACCGGCTGATCTGTTCCCACCATCTTCGCCGGTTGATTCCAATGCTCATTTGAGTTCTGGTTTTCCGGCAACCGGTACGCCGGCATCTCCATCATGTTAAACCCTACTACCGATGGATCGTTCGACGACGTCATCAGGTTCGTAAAGTTCCCAATGTCCTGGAAAATATGGCCTTCGGCAGAATGATCTATTAATGGCTGATGATCAAAGCTTGAGTTCGTACTAGTAGGTAGGAAGAAGTTGGATTCGTGAAAGTTGAGAAAAGTTGAAGCTGAGTTTGAAGAAGCTGCCGACACAACCTCAGCGGTGGCAGCACCGGAGGTATTCGCTGCTGCGGCGGCGGTTGTGGTTGCAGTAAGGCTGGAACTTTCACTGCTAGAATTAGAGTTTGACTTATGTTCCTCCGAAGCCTCGTCGGCAGCTTCGGCAGCAGCGTCGGAAGGAGGAGCGGGCTTTGGTTTTGAACGCTTGCTTTTCCGGCAGCCACCACCGACGGGAACGTTACGGAGGACTCCTCCTTTAGTCCAGTATCTCCGGCAACTTTTGCAGAAGTGTCTCGGCTGAGAAAGATTGTAGTTATTATAGTAACAGAACTTTGTGTTTGGAGAATCACAACGTGGACACTTTAAAACTTGCTGGTTTTGGTGATTGTCAGGCCTTAACCTCCTGTCTCCTCCACCACCAAAAAACCGTCCTCCACCGCCGCCGATCGGATGTATATCTTGCATTTCTCAAACAAATACTGTAAATATGAACGTAGCAGCTTATATTGGCGTTTTCCCGGTGAAGTTTCCGGCGAGATTTCACATTTGCCAACTTTAAAACCTGCGACTCTGAGTATAGCAGCTTCTTTTAAAGCAGAGAGATTTATCTGACAAATATCCTTTGCATATCTTCCAAAAAAATAGTGTTAACTTATATTTAAATGTTTTTATGATTAAAAACAGGAAAGAAGACGAAAAGACATAAATGTCCCTAATGTACTGTTAAATTACTATTCGGACTCTGCGGAAAATGTGGAGTCCATTTTGTTTGTGTTTCTTTGTTGTTACGACGATGGTTGAGTGAGTGGGGGTCGACATGGTTCGACCGTGATGTGACCGTACAGTCCGTGAAAATGGGATGATTTGTGTTGTGTGGACGAGAGTGAAACGTGAACGGTGGAGAGTGAGTTGATTATTAACGATTACGAATCATAGGGTGTTGAGTTGTCGGCCAATACGATATTTCTGTAGTGGGTAGCTTGGTGTCAGCTACAACAGATCCACAACTTGCCACGTTGTTGTTAATCCGCTTTGTTTATGGGTTGCTGGCGGCAACTGTTTTGATGTTCCTTTGTTTGCGAAAAATCTTAAAATCACACTATTTTGAttaaatttagaaataattctTGACATCTTATCAAAATACAAGTATCAAAATACAGGCGGAcaatatttcttttttcttttctatcatCTACAGTTTACACTATCACTATTTGTATATCATGCttctttataattttaaaattaagtaAATAATCTTTTTAGATTTTTTATGTATAAATAACAGATCTATTAcgtataaaaataaattttttatgtgcaaaaaatagataaaattataaaattaaaaaaaattatgaagAGCCACGAAAAAAATTGACCTAGAGAATAGGAGAGGAAGGTATTTGCGTAATATGAAGTTCCTGAAATGACGTCAACATATTGTTTATACTACAATTTGGATGAGCCAGAACAGAAGTTAAGGCCCACTCAAGGATTACTTTGTATTGTGACCAGTTGAATTAGTTAACCACTATTGGACGTGTTTAATATCAAAAATGAGTCAAAAGTAATATAGGTAGTCCAATTTGGGTAAGAAATTGTTGGCGAAATGACTTCTTGGCCACTTAAACCTTGTAgggcttttgaaagccgatacaTAAACTTTTGTCTTTCCCATTTAAACACTCAAACTCCTGAAACCTATAACTAATAAACACAATTGACCGTTGACCCATCCCATGTGGCGTCAGTTGGTCCTAGTCAGCCCCCTGCGTGAATGTCACGACTTTTAGGAGCGCGAGAGACCCCCTTCCTAACGCCCAACGGTAAAAAATAGGGCCTATTTAAGTGAGGTCTTATTCTTTCAATTGGATACACATTATCCCTCTATTATATGCATTTGAAGCTTCATTTCGCCTATTtcttaaaatctgaagttttctttaatttttttttctttttccagatTGTGATAATGAATCAAAGTCCTGTATTTTGTCATTGTGGAGTCGAAGCTCATATTTGCATCACTTGGAAGCTAACAAATCCAGGAAGGAAGTTTTATGGGTGCTCAAACTATGGTCGAGCCAATTCTTGTAATTTTTTTAGGTGGTTTGACCCACCTCTTCCAGATCACTATAAACAGGTGATTTCTGGGCTGTTATCAAGAATTAAAGAGAGAGATCGACTACAACGTAGTAAGAGGGTGAAGATCATTGTAACTTTAGTTGTTGTAGTAGCACTAATAATTATACTTTTCTTCTTAGTGTAGTTAGCACTAACTTCATAACCCTATATACAATGATAATGACGGAATGAATGATGTACTTTTTGTGGAATGAAAAGCAATTTTAACATAAACAAGCACACATATATAAACAACCAAGTTCGATCAGCCTTCTTGGTTGACAAAATTAGTACTGAACTGCTGTCTAGTAGCAGAAATAGTTTAAACATTGTTCCAAAAGAAAAGTCATAGTTAAACAGATTTAAGTTAACCTACAAATTAAGTTCTGCAATTAACAGACTTAACTTACCACAAAAACAAACAATCAGTCAGCTTCAAGGTTGAGATTGGTTGATGTTTTGCTGAGATTGGCTCAAGTTTGGACATGGAGACTGCTTGGCTGAGATGAAGAATGGACTTGAGGTTGGCTAAGGCTTGCTTGAGTTTGTTTTCTCCTCAACTGTTGTTGAAGTTGCCTTTGTGATATAGCATTTCTTCTTTGCCACCTTAGTCCAGGTGCACTGTATCCAAGATCGATATTGGTCTGCCCAGCATCCACTACTTTTGTAGGAGCAGAATGTGCCCTATCTCTTGCTCCACACTGCTTATGAAGCCAAATTAGTACCCAAACTactaatatataaataaaaattcaaatccttAATGATCTTACCATTTCTATCACTGTTCATGTATCACTAAACAATATACCAAATCCAGTAGTTCTTGGTCTTCCTCGTAGTCCACtacctcttggccttcctctaaTACTAGCTATAATATCCTCAGAAGTTCTTGATCTCGTACTTCCAGTATCCTGATGTAAGATAAAGTACTTTCTTGTAATTTAAAAATTTTGGTCCTAATACAGATTAACTAAATTAACTAAAATGAATACTTACAGATGTACTTGCAACAACTGATGGTTGAGTATTTCTGTCCCTGGCAGTTCCAGAATCACTTGTAGGACCTGATTGTTAAGTTGTTGTTTGAGCAGCCTGTGATGGTTGGGTAGCACCAGCATTACTGGTTCATGTTGTTCCAAATCCTTGTCCTTTATGAAATttccaaaataaaaaatgagatatAGAAACAACCAAAGTACAACACATAATCAGATACAAATTGAATGCATTACCAGGATAGGACACCCCTTCTTGTTATGACCTACTGTCTTACAATTAGAGCATGTCATTGGTGTCCCTTTCCTTGATCTCTTACCAAACTTCTTCTTAGGTTCATCTTGagctctttttctatttttcttaggTCTACCAGGCATCTTGGTAATCACAGGAGGCTCAACAGTTAGATTCTGTATTGATGGCCACATCTCCATGTTGGTTACTGGCTGTATGTGCAACTAAAAgccttcaggtatgtttctttctTGTACCAGTGGGTTACATAGTCAGCAGACTCAAATATCTTAAAAAATATTGCACATATTGCATGGGAGCATGATATTCCTTTGAGTTGCCATGATCTACATATGCATGTATTGTTGGAGAAGTCAACAATATGTTTTTAAACCCCATGTTGTATCTCATACCCAGTATCCCCATTCCATTTAAATTCATGCTTAACAACATATTGAGATTGTTCCTCTATGTACCCCATTGCCATAGAAGATACATCAGAAATCCACCTTGTTGCAAATTCTCTCATGGTAGTCATCCTCTCCATCAACTTCACTCTAATCTCTTCTAACATGGTTATGATAGACTTGTGCCTAACGTACAAGATCCAACTGTTAAAGGTCTCACACATGTTGTTCTCCACAGAATCACATTTACTCCAATCTTTGAAGAATGTTCTACACCAACATTGTTTTGGGTATCTCAGCAAGTCCTCAATGATCTTACTATCACCTAATTCTGCCAGCTCAACTATCTTAGCCTTCAAATATGCTTCAAATTAAGCCCTTGCACAGGCCCAAAACTTCTTCCTTCTTTCCTCCCCTTTCCACTTTTGTTTCCAGTTGCTCCATATGTGTCTTGAGCACATTTTGTGCTCAGCATTTGGTAACAACTCAGAAACAGATGCAACAAGTCCCTtaagcaacaaaaaaaaattagaatatCAGAAACATATATAAAGTATCCAAGTAATTAAAAGAAGACCAGGGGTGTAGTATATACCTTTTGCATATCAGAAATTATGGTCAGCCCCTTACCTTGGGATTCAGTGAGCTGTAGATCATGCATCAGGCACCTAAAAAACCATGACCATGTGTGCTTTGT encodes the following:
- the LOC104228823 gene encoding dof zinc finger protein DOF5.4-like — its product is MQDIHPIGGGGGRFFGGGGDRRLRPDNHQNQQVLKCPRCDSPNTKFCYYNNYNLSQPRHFCKSCRRYWTKGGVLRNVPVGGGCRKSKRSKPKPAPPSDAAAEAADEASEEHKSNSNSSSESSSLTATTTAAAAANTSGAATAEVVSAASSNSASTFLNFHESNFFLPTSTNSSFDHQPLIDHSAEGHIFQDIGNFTNLMTSSNDPSVVGFNMMEMPAYRLPENQNSNEHWNQPAKMVGTDQPVNDLKMEQMDTGFMNQTGRVEFGLQQSRVNNNEIAPLDWQTGGGGGDGEHGLYDLTGTVDQSYWSQTQWSENDHSLNFLP